In Cryptomeria japonica chromosome 5, Sugi_1.0, whole genome shotgun sequence, the genomic window gctctccaaGTGGAGGGAGGGAAAAAATTTCTATGTTgcttggcaagaatacatgcttcacatttttcagTTGTTTTAGGCAAAACAGGTAAGCCATCAACACCATTCTTTTGCaggatatgaatgttatcataaccaatatgcccaattcttgcatgccataaaagaaTAGGAGATAGACTACCTTATTCAGTAAGATATgtaaaaattttagaaaaataataaatgccatttagttttaataatcttccatcctcacatccagtgaattcaacttgattatttgattgttttctagCAATAACTTGCCCATATTTTAACAGAATAGAGTAGCCTTGTTGTTGaatcaatactagtgataacaaattacgttacaattgaggaataaacaatacatcatgaagcacaaagtctggaagattaggcaacttaaatcgaatagttccttttccaataggtttgagacttgatttatcaactaaataaattggaccacatGCACTTTCTTAAAATTCATCAAAGTAATCACGTCGgaatgtcatatgttgtgtggctccagtatctaagatccaagaatcatcCCATGAGGATTAGATGCAAAGTCAGAAATagaaagcacatattgatcaccatcactatcacaagcaaattggactgctcctggaattttatcatctgaatgtttatcatcattataaactttttctttatcattttgcttaaaaatattttctttaaaactttctatcttatcccatgacaacttgcattcatgtgcttcatgacttccttttctaccacatcttttacaatataaatgttgcctatcattttgattttcatttttcctccattgatctctacctttgcctctatcatTATAGCCTCCTCTTGAAGAGCCtcttatttagaggtttttcttggtgagcaaaacaaacattttcattagtattatctatttttcttccaaaagctttttcacattcagccaacttttcaaccaataaatcaaaagtaatggttttcaattggttaCTTGCTTGAAGGGACTCTACATAAGTAGAATGTGTTGGAAGGAGTGCCTTAATAAAAGCAGTGAGATAAATATCATCTTTCCCACCAATAACATTAACGTCTTGTTTTATGgctctaatttcagaagccaaactcataacattgccattttttaattcaagattgaacaattttaattgtaattgaataaattttaattctgaatgagaatcaaataatttttttaacttgTCAAGGGCTTCCCAAACAAATTCGCATCCTTGTATATGACGATATACATCTCCATTAACtgaagctcttatcaaagccaaggcttttcaatttttataattccaaattctttttctttaacatctgtTGGTTCTGTAGGTTGGGTATCTCCATCACATATTTtataccataaatcattaaaaattaatgtagtttccacttttctatgccattccaaccaagtatcttttctagttaatatttccccaatcaatgaaacaatagactgcattgtaaattgaaaataaatgtatatagaatttgcacagtttgcaaatttataggattgctcaaaatctcttgcccaactttaccaaatataacaagatataaaattcttgtaaaaataaataaattgatttcaccTAATCAATTTTTGTTTCCGTATTTTGATTACGTAGAAAGCTACAATCTTCAGATGCTTCACATAAAAATATACTACaaactccaaagctctgataccactgatagcCCAGGCAGAAAATAACAATTTGGAATCTCTGTTagcagatagaaaaaagaatggaaacAATGACAATTTGAATAtaaaaacctaataaaataaactaataaaaaattaatctaaataaaactaaacccccGATCAGATATTAACAATGCCCATCGTTGTCTCTGGGAGATTTGTATTCCAAAGTTTCGTTAATCGGACTCGGGTTCTCCGATTCGTAGCCTTTCGAGAGGTATCTAGCTCGAATGATTTTTCCATTGCAGTTGGAGGAATCAAAGCCCCTCCCACTTTCGCACGCGCCTTTCCATCCAGTGGGAGCTGCGGGTCCCAAACCTTCATCTTTGAAGCTTTTGCTTTCAGGCCATATTCCCGTAGGATCATGCCCACTATGATATCTTTGCCATATGTAGAGTAGCGCGACCACAATCCAGAGGAGGAGGAGAGACCAAGAAACTCTGGTGTGCGCGTGGTGGAAATTTTATTGAGGGAGGAGGGGATGACATCCAAGCAGCCGTCCATAACCTCCATGGCCTGGGCCTCTGCCTTGCTCAGCCGCGCAGCAAAGTCGTGCAAGAGAGTATCATATGTATATAATATCTCATTCACACTCGGATCCGACAGCACGACCTGGTCAAGCACTGAAGCACACCAGTGGTGGTGCGAAGTGAAGTGTTGGGGTTTCATGGATTTTAGGACATGAACAATGTAAGCCTTTCTTCCATCTTCACTTTCAGCGGTACCCAAAAGGGCAGAGAGAGAAAGCAGTGTGAATACGAAGGTGACAAGACAAGCCTTCGCCATTCTTTTAGAAGAATAGTATAAGAGAAATATCTTTTATATGGATGAATGTAAACGAGACAGCGTTTTATAGGAACTGATGGCTGCGACATAACCGTGTGGAAAAACCATAGTTGCTTTTGAACTTTCTATCATATTTCTGGATAAAGGAAGCTACATGCGAGTGTGGGTACCTGGATATACCTTGATTTAAAGCACCATTGGACATTGTTGTTTGATTGAAAATAATATTAAGGGTTATTCTTAAACCACGTAAACtttctatatttttttaataatagtaAGCAGTATTGACTATTTGATATTTATAGTGAATAGTAAAAAGATTAAATAAATGACAAGCAAAAATTCTCTTGtacaaataaaaattttaattagagaaagattaaagaaaataaggaaggaaaatattttctttatttttaatattttaaatatataaaaaaagttaATGTTGAATTAATATTAACATTTAATATAGTAGTAAATTTATTTCATGATATAATGGTGAAATTATCAATGTCATTTTTCATTTAGTTTTCTACCCACCTTTATGAAAATATCTTTATGAAATAATATATGGAGTGTAATATTCATATGCTATGTTTGTCTTGAGGTTCATTTCTTATCTATTTTCATTAATGTTCATACATTCGTTATCTAGAAATCACCTTATCTCTATGGATCACTTTTTAGTGGCTTATGTTTAAGCCATTTCAATTTAAGGAGATTTAGAATGATACCTAAAGTCCACAACATTAAATTTTAATTGAAACTTTCTTACCATTTTATTATCACTATTATCAGTCAATCTAACATACATTTAGCATGATAGGTTGTTATGTAATGACatttaagaaatttattttttGCATAACACCTATTAGAGGGAATCCAAGAAAAAGGAGGATAATTAAACCATAATTTAATTGTAAAAGGTTATAAAGAAATGAGATCTATATGGGTGTTAAACAATGAGTCTACTTTTTACCTCATAAGTGGATACATTTTTATTGATAATAAAAATCGTCATAGTTCAAACATAAATTTCAAGAATTTACACATAGAACATTAATATTGGAAATATCAAATGTAGGATTTaatttctagttttcaaatatataatttattctaATAATCAAACAATAAAAGTTAGTTTTATATAAGATTTATGAAAGTATCATTAAAAAACCATATGTTGAAGGCGAAAATATGCATGCATATAATAAAAAAGAAaactagtaaatatttatttatttttttgtaaagAAGTTCTGTAGGAAGATtaatatgacacaaatatttggtcaagatatttttcaataattacataacaaatatatatttttcattagtTCATTTCAAAGATTAAAATGTTTCTCTTAAACTTTTGGTATACAACCAACATAAAAAAGTATCATATAGTGAATGATTTATATATTCATAAGCTATTTTTGTCCAAAAAGATGTGAAAATATCAAGCGCAACTCGCAATTGTGAAGACAACTCTTCACAAGGCCAATTTGTGGTTAATGCAATATTTATAAACTCCACTTAAATCTTGAATACACATTATAATCATATTATGACACTAAAGTACCACAAATAAAACAGAGAGTTCTAATACTACACAAGTGAGTACTTGTAAAGATTGACCAAGATATAATAGGTCATGAATTATCCTTCCAAGCCAAGAACATAAATGCAAAGTATGCACCAAATATAAGAAATGATCTAAACGAAAATGAAGTACTTAATGGGGTccattaaataaaatttatcaaattagtTACGAAAGGGCCATGAAATGAagtaaaagaaaaataccaaattataaGATTTGAGAGAAATAAAATGGGTAAAAGATAACTAAAGTTTAGATCTAAAATTTAAGATATTTAAGGTTGCATTCACATTTGTGGAATTGATTGTACATGATTTTGAGAGAAAACCAACTTTAATCTCATGATTCTTCGAACATGTACAAGTAGTTGCAATTGTGTGTTCTTTCAAAATTTATGATCAAAATACCAAACAACTATCTTTTTGGCTATACAAACAAAACTATGATAAATTTGATATAGAATTAAATGTCTAAAACTAAATACATAAATAGACATAATAAATAATAGTCATATATAAGAATATAAATAAAtatgaattaaataaaaataaaaatatataaattaaaaaacaaaaagtaaaaAGAATCCCAATTtctataaaattaaattattatttaatatataattttaatatatattattttatataaagtGGAAGAGAACTAGTAGCCATTATAGTTCCAATAAACTGTTCACTCCTTATGCACACAACCcaccaattactaactttaaagaaactaaataaatgataactaaaagtttttttaataaatttagcaTGTATCAATAGCTAGTCAggttttagcatttttggaccataattggtccatttgtgcacaactaatgagacatttgtgtgtcccTATTGGaccatttgtgcataagtattgacaattttaagtgcacgATTGTTGGGACATCTTTTAGTAGGTATCAGGGGACTCTTTGAAATGTGTATGTTTTTTACCGTTGTGCTCATAATGAATCCCACACTTTGTCATTACTAcctagaaacaaaaacaaaaactataAGCTGTTAAGTCGCATATGAAAACAACCCCCAAAAATCATTGAAATCCAACATATTGTTTAAAATTTGTTAGTGGTACACTTCTCCTATATaactttatttttaatatataagatTACATATTTATTTGTGACTTGttattttcattaatatatttataaaaaaattaataattgtgACGTGATTCTAGAATAAGACATGGGATCTAACATTATTGCCCCACTTCCACTTTAATGACTTCTCGCAAAATGTGGAAAATCAGAGAAAAAATTACGTCAGCGTGTCTTTTCACGTGAGATTTTTGATTCCTTGGATAAAGTTACGTGGATAGCATTGGTGAATGGATAAAAAGAAAAGGGAATATTTTACGTTATTGTTTAATGAGCAAGTTTACTCACTATAGTGTCTCGTTTTTATGTAGTTTTTCTGGATGAAATAGTTTATATAAGACTGAAGGCTTAGGTCGACGTTTAAATGATTGAAacttcatcaatatcatttgacatCCGTAAACTGTGGAGGAAAAAGTAATTTGGAAGGCATAAAGCCCAATTCTGTGCTTTAGAACAAGTATGGACACAGAATAACATAAGAGAAATTTACTCGATTTTGACGTTGCGAGTTCCTTGGTAGACATGCATGTAAAACTGTTGAATAATAATTAAAGCACACAAATTGAAAAGCTTCAagaaaatgtggtctcatgaaacgGCATTGATTGTAGGGTATGACAAAAATATTTTGTTGAAAGAACATAAgaaattttcaaataaaatatgaTTGGAGAATAGTCAGATTAAAATTTTAATCTATACCAGCATTCTTCTTGCGTCGGCCAATGTGTGCATTTAGAAACAGTGAATGGTCATCCATCAAAGAATAGAGGAATTCTAGCAGATGTAGATGTTGTGGCTAACCTTAAAGTCATTGCATGTAACATGGAAAACAATGAGCAAGCACAAGAACTCTTGGATAATACGCTAAAAGAAAAGAGCTTAAGGAAAGTAAAGTTTTTTACGTTAAACTTAAACCTCTGACCTAAACAATAATGTGGAAAGTCTTATACGAAATAGAAAAAAATTCGAATGCTTGCAAATTAAATACAGGAATAGAAAAAAAATCAACTGAGAATTAGGCAATGTGATGTTCTAATTAAAGATGATAAATGGTaatatcaaatttaaatgggaaggtgcacatacatataaatatacttaTGAAAATGATTAATATATATAGTCAAGTCATCCCACAACATATGCGAAGGGCTCTTTCTGAGCTAAATTTGTAAGATGTACTTAACGTTACATtcttaatattataaattatatataatgATACGATGAGACAGTCACTGTCAAGCTTCATTGCTAACGGCAACTGGGCTTCGGACAATCTGTGATCCTCCGTGAGTACATTTCCACATTATCTCTCCAAACGCAGCTGTGTCAGTGCTAGAAGCGACTGTGCCTTCGACTTTTACGCTATAGCTGGCAGTTTCCAAGGGCTTTCCGAACTTTAACGTTTGAGGTTCCACGCTTATAGTGATGCCAGCAGGGTTCTTTACACTCACTTGGTACACTGCATCAGACCCTGTACCTACATATGTCACTGTTCTCCTCTTTACCTGAACTGAATTGCTCCCTGATTTCATCACAACGGAAAATGATGGATAGTTGAGATCGTCGGCTTCCAAACTGGAGTTAGGACAGGAAACTGACTCCTTTGTAAGAAGAGAAAGCTGTTGTTCTGTGTAGTTGAGAGAGCAGAGGAAGGTGATGTAATCTTGAGGCACCATGTCGTAGACAAGCCCCGGGTCTACCGCAGCATTTGGATCCACGTGACCCGCACCCAACGCAAAGGGATCGGCTTCTTTCATTGTATTTGAAATCTTGATGGGCTGCTCTGAATTGTCAGTCAAGTAGGATGAGGTCATGAGCGCAGACTTGATAGCGGCAGGGCTCCATGTAGGGTGTATGGCTTTTATCAGCGCTGCTATGCCGCTGACGTGAGGGCACGACATGGAAGTTCCTGAAAGGATGCTGTAGGGAAACTCTCCGGCGTATGCTGCCAATATGTTCAAACCCGGTGCAGTCATATCCGGCTTGAGAACTTGCGGATACGCTTCACTAGGCCCCCTCGAAGAAAAGGAAGCCACAATGGGAGCAGTTGTTTCTTTTCCCACAACCGTCAATCCTTTGAGATTCATGGTAGCGGTTGCGTTATTCCCGGTGCTTTTGATGTAATCTTTGATTTTTTCTCCAGTCGTCAAACTCACGCTAATAGCCGGCAGAATATTTGGATTTGTAATGCGCTGCTGTGACCCATAACGTTCATCGTTTGCACCAATCATTCCTGCACCTCCTGCTCTCGCCACTTCTCTGAAGGAGGATATTTGATTACAGACCACAATTTTGCCCTTAACCAAATTGGGATCAAGGCTGCCAGGGACACAATAACTTGTGCTGTCGTTGGTGGATACGTAGACCAATGGCAGAGGCTGTTGCAAGGTTGCATCATCTAGTCGGCTGTAGGTGGAAGTGCCTTTGTACATCTCTTGGCTGCCCAAAACAACAGATGCAGGAAAATCTCTATCGATGCTGCTCGCACCCACAGTAGTAATCCAGGGCGAAACGTTACCAAGAGTGGAAGCATAAGGTCCAGCGTTTCCTGCCGCGGCAGAAACAAAAACACCCTTTTCGATGGCCCCAAACGCTGCAATAGCTCTGTTATCACTGTAAAATGCCCTATCTCGTGACCCAATTGAAATAGAAATGACGTCCACGCCATCAGCAATGGCCTGTTCCATGGCAGCAACGGTGTCCGTGTCATAGCAACCATCTTCCCAACAGGCTTTGTAGATGGCCAGCCTGGCTTGAGGGGCCATTCCTCTGGCCGTCCCGTTGGCAAAGCCAAAGTAACTGATCCCGGAAACTGCAGCACCAGCAACGGTCGAGGCTGTATGGGTGCCATGCCCATTGTTGTCTCTCGGAGATTTGTACTCCAAAGTCTCGTTAATCGGAAACGGGTTCTGCGCTTCGTAGCCTTTGGAGAAGTATCGAGCTCCAATGATTTTTCCATTGCAGTTGGAGGAATCGAAGCCCCGCCCGTTTTCACAAGTGCCTTTCCATCTAGCCGGAGCGGCCCCAAGGCCTTCATCTTTGAAGCTTTTG contains:
- the LOC131034692 gene encoding subtilisin-like protease SBT1.4, translating into MAKACLVIFVFTLLSLSAILGTAESEDGREAYIVHILKSMKPQHFTSHQHWYASMLDQVVQSEPSANQMLYTYDTLLHGFAARLSKAEAQAMESTDGCLAVIPSSLNKIATTHTPEFLGLSSSSGLWSHYTYGKDIIVGMIDTGIWPESKSFKDEGLGAAPARWKGTCENGRGFDSSNCNGKIIGARYFSKGYEAQNPFPINETLEYKSPRDNNGHGTHTASTVAGAAVSGISYFGFANGTARGMAPQARLAIYKACWEDGCYDTDTVAAMEQAIADGVDVISISIGSRDRAFYSDNRAIAAFGAIEKGVFVSAAAGNAGPYASTLGNVSPWITTVGASSIDRDFPASVVLGSQEMYKGTSTYSRLDDATLQQPLPLVYVSTNDSTSYCVPGSLDPNLVKGKIVVCNQISSFREVARAGGAGMIGANDERYGSQQRITNPNILPAISVSLTTGEKIKDYIKSTGNNATATMNLKGLTVVGKETTAPIVASFSSRGPSEAYPQVLKPDMTAPGLNILAAYAGEFPYSILSGTSMSCPHVSGIAALIKAIHPTWSPAAIKSALMTSSYLTDNSEQPIKISNTMKEADPFALGAGHVDPNAAVDPGLVYDMVPQDYITFLCSLNYTEQQLSLLTKESVSCPNSSLEADDLNYPSFSVVMKSGSNSVQVKRRTVTYVGTGSDAVYQVSVKNPAGITISVEPQTLKFGKPLETASYSVKVEGTVASSTDTAAFGEIMWKCTHGGSQIVRSPVAVSNEA